From Bombina bombina isolate aBomBom1 chromosome 1, aBomBom1.pri, whole genome shotgun sequence:
GGCAGTGCCTGCATTAATGGAGCAGCTCCTGGCTTTGCAACAGCAGCAGATACACCAGTTGCATCTCATTGAACAAATACGTCATCAAATATTACTGTTGGCGTCACAGAATACAGAGATGCCCTCATCTTCAAGTGGACCTCAAGGAACATTGAGGGTATCTGCTACTCCACTGACGACACTGAGTTCCCACTTGTCCCAGCAGCTTGCTGCAGCTGCTGGCTTAGCACAAAGTCTTGCTAGCCAATCAGCCAGCATCAGTGGTATAAAACAACTACCCCCAAATCAGCTACCTCAGAGCAGCCCTGGTACCACAGTTCCATCCAACAGTAGTTCTTCTCCAAATGTCAATTCATTGGCAACAGCAGTTACTCCACCATCCTCTGAAAGAGTTCCTTCAAACACTGGTGGTTCTCAGCTCAATAATCCACCAGCACCTTTAACATCCTCACCAGCTTTTGCAATAAGCAGTTTATTGAGCCCTGCATCCAATCCACTACTACCTCAACCTGCCCCAAATAATACCATTTTCTCCAACCCATTGCCCAGCATTGGAACAACAGCAGAGGATTTAAACTCCCTGAGGAAAGTCGTGCCACCCGGTGTAACTACTTTTGAAACAAAAAGTTCATCTGATGAGGCATTCTTCAAACACAAGTGTAGATTCTGTGCTAAAGTATTTGGCAGTGACAGTGCCTTGCAGATCCATCTGAGATCTCACACTGGTGAGAGACcatttaaatgtaacatctgtggaAACAGATTTTCCACCAAAGGGAATCTGAAAGTCCACTTTCAACGCCATAAAGAGAAGTATCCTCATATCCAAATGAATCCATACCCTGTGCCCGAACATTTAGACAATATTCCTACAAGCACAGGAATCCCATATGGGATGTCAATCCCCCCAGAGAAACCTGTAACAAACTGGCTGGATACTAAACCAGTTCTGCCTTCTCTGACAACATCTGTAGGGTTGCCACTACCACCAACAATTCCCAACCTGACACCTTTTATTAAAACAGAGGAATCCCAACTTATCTCAGCAATTCAACCATCAGTAAGTCCATCAAGCTCAGTAAGAAGTGACACAACAGCTACAGACccacttttaaaaaaaagtaatagccCCCCAGAGGTAGTTGAAACAGAGTTGCCCAGCTCTGAAGAAAAAGGTGAAGATAATTCGCAACATTCTAATTCATTCTCCAACATCAACAGTTCTGTCTGCTCTCCTACACCTGACACTACCCCCATCAGCACTGCCACTTTCTCAAACCCACTATTGCCTCTGATGTCAGAGCAGTTTAAAGCTAAGTTTCCTTTTGGAGGACTGTTAGATGCAGCACCTGCATCAGAGACCTCAAAACTTCAACAGCTTGTCGAAAACATTGACAAAAAGGCAAGTGACCCAAATGAATGTGTTATTTGTCATCGAGTTTTGAGTTGCCAGAGCGCTCTGAAAATGCATTATAGGACACATACTGGGGAAAGGCCATTTAAGTGCAAAGTTTGTGGACGTGCTTTTACCACAAAGGGTAATTTAAAAACCCACTACAGTGTCCATCGAGCCATGCCACCACTTAGAGTTCAGCATTCCTGTCCCATCTGTCAGAAGAAGTTTACTAATGCTGTTGTGCTACAACAGCATATAAGGATGCATATGGGTGGACAGATCCCTAATACCCCAGTTGCTGAAAACTACCCTGACTCCATGGAGTCTGATACTGGATCATTTGATGAGAAGACTATTGATGATCTAGACAATTTCTCAGATGAAAATTTAGAAGATTGTCCTGATAGCAGTGTTCCTGACACACCTAAGTCTGCAGATGCATCTCGAGACAGTCTGTCTTCCTCGCCACTGCCACCAGTAATGTCAAGTATTGCAGCTTTAGAGAACCAGATGAAAATGATTAATGCTGGGCTTGTTGAGCAGCTCCAAGCTAGCCTAAAATCTACTGAGAATGGCTGTGTTGAAGCTGATGTTATGACTAATGACTCATCCTCTCTTGAAGATATGGAAAGTGAGAGGTCAGGAAGTCCTGCTGTCTCTGAGTCCACTTATTCCATGCATGCATTCTCACCATTAAATAGTTCACATGACTATATGAAGTCCCCTCTTACAGATGATAAACAGCAAATATCTTTACCACCTGAAGTTCCTAATGGAATGTCCCCAACTCCTGCTAATGGAGGGGCTTTAGACTTGACCTCTAGTAACACAGACAAGATGATCAAAGAAGAAGAGTCTTTAGGTTTGCTCTTTCCTTTTAGAGAtcgaaataaatttaaaaataccatATGTGATATTTGTGGCAAAACCTTTGCATGTCAGAGTGCCTTGGACATTCATTATAGAAGCCATACCAAAGAGAGACCATTTATTTGCACAGCCTGCAATCGTGGCTTTTCCACAAAGGGTAATTTGAAACAGCATATGCTAACACATCAAATGCGAGACCTACCGTCACAGCTCTTCGAACCCAATTCCAACATGAGCAGCAACATAACCAACCCAATAGTTCAACCACCACCTAACCCTTTAGCTACCATTATAAAGACTGAGTTCAATGGTTTCATGCATGGCTCTCCTCAGGACACTAAAGAACCACCTTCTACAGGTATGTTATCTTCAGGAACTTTGTCTTCTTCTGCCACATCACCAGTTCTTCTATCAAACCTGGCCAGGAGAACGCCTAAACAGCATTACTGCCATGCATGTGGGAAATCTTTCTCCTCTTCCAGTGCTTTACAAATACACGAGAGGACTCACACAGGTGAAAAACCTTTTGCCTGCACTATTTGTGGAAGAGCATTTACTACAAAAGGCAATCTTAAGGTAAACATCAAAATTTCCTTTTTGTTGCTAGTTTCCTTAAACATTATTTTGTTATGCTTTGACACATCTAAAACATTTGACTATATCCTTAGATCCTTAgaacctttaaatttaaagggacatgaaacccacatttttttctttcatgatttagatagagcgtgtcattttaaacaactttctaatttacttctattatctaatttgctttattctcttgatatcacttgctgaaaagcatatctagatatgctcagtagctgcttattggttgctgcacatagaggcctcatgtgattgactcagacatgtgcattgctatttcttcaacaaaggatatctaaagaattgagcaaattagataatagaagtaa
This genomic window contains:
- the SALL1 gene encoding sal-like protein 1; translated protein: MSRRKQAKPQHVQSDPELALPGSHGTLDLLQLKINRESEEMKSDQEETKLIFKHERGTERNPVHRTPKSKDAHVCSRCCAEFFELSDLLQHKKNCIKNQLVLIVNENPAPPPPPPPPPPPPLAEATSPSPPLDNADEHINDSVNNADQLDCNGISENEKPETEESMEVEFSGTNSSSSGSSKVDNNVSCSNNSTLGTSALTTSLPQARDLATLGNFSVINSNVIIENLQSTRVAVAQFSQEAKTKGASNNKLAVPALMEQLLALQQQQIHQLHLIEQIRHQILLLASQNTEMPSSSSGPQGTLRVSATPLTTLSSHLSQQLAAAAGLAQSLASQSASISGIKQLPPNQLPQSSPGTTVPSNSSSSPNVNSLATAVTPPSSERVPSNTGGSQLNNPPAPLTSSPAFAISSLLSPASNPLLPQPAPNNTIFSNPLPSIGTTAEDLNSLRKVVPPGVTTFETKSSSDEAFFKHKCRFCAKVFGSDSALQIHLRSHTGERPFKCNICGNRFSTKGNLKVHFQRHKEKYPHIQMNPYPVPEHLDNIPTSTGIPYGMSIPPEKPVTNWLDTKPVLPSLTTSVGLPLPPTIPNLTPFIKTEESQLISAIQPSVSPSSSVRSDTTATDPLLKKSNSPPEVVETELPSSEEKGEDNSQHSNSFSNINSSVCSPTPDTTPISTATFSNPLLPLMSEQFKAKFPFGGLLDAAPASETSKLQQLVENIDKKASDPNECVICHRVLSCQSALKMHYRTHTGERPFKCKVCGRAFTTKGNLKTHYSVHRAMPPLRVQHSCPICQKKFTNAVVLQQHIRMHMGGQIPNTPVAENYPDSMESDTGSFDEKTIDDLDNFSDENLEDCPDSSVPDTPKSADASRDSLSSSPLPPVMSSIAALENQMKMINAGLVEQLQASLKSTENGCVEADVMTNDSSSLEDMESERSGSPAVSESTYSMHAFSPLNSSHDYMKSPLTDDKQQISLPPEVPNGMSPTPANGGALDLTSSNTDKMIKEEESLGLLFPFRDRNKFKNTICDICGKTFACQSALDIHYRSHTKERPFICTACNRGFSTKGNLKQHMLTHQMRDLPSQLFEPNSNMSSNITNPIVQPPPNPLATIIKTEFNGFMHGSPQDTKEPPSTGMLSSGTLSSSATSPVLLSNLARRTPKQHYCHACGKSFSSSSALQIHERTHTGEKPFACTICGRAFTTKGNLKVHMGTHMWNSTPARRGRRLSVDGPMAFLGGNPVKFPEIFQKDLVARAGNGDPSGFWHQYAAALSNGLAMKTNEISVIQNGGITPMAGSLGNSGSSPISGLTGSLEKLQNSEPNAPLAGLEKLASSENGTSFRFMRFVEDSKEIATN